AATTCAGGTTCCAATAGGCATGATTGGTAATATTGAAGAAAGTGGGTTTGTCCGTAAAAGCGCGAAGGGTAATGACAATTGAATGGTCACAGAGGGTGTACATACAGTGAACTCTCCTGTTCCCTGGGTATCCATCGGTACCGTCAGGAAGGAAAACCTGCATCTGAACTGAAGCTCCTGACTGATTTTCTATCTCCCAATGAAAATGGGAAAGAGAATGGGTCCCCCCATGCAGGTGATTGCCCTTTTCATTCTGGGTAAGTTGATATACCTTTTTCCCAATCGTTATGGTTCCTTGTCTTGTACGACCGCACAAAGGGCCTATGGTGTACCCACTGTAAGACTTTGGGAGGTTGCCCTCAGAAAGTGGCAAGAGGCTCATCAATGGCGAAGCTAGGCCCTTTACGCTGAGTTGTTGCATTGAACACCCTTGTTTTGAGAGAACCAAGGATAGTTGCTTGTTTTTTATTTCAATTTGCTCCTGCATTAAAAACCACCTTTGATGGATATAGTATGACCTAAAATCTGATATAATTTAGAGCAATTTTTTATAATATTATCGCAATATTAGCTAATTCGTTATAAAAAAAGTCATGGTAGAGTTTATGAGAAAAGTAGAGAACGATAGAGAATGAGGAGATAGAAAAGTGGAATATTCTGTTGAATTCCAGCATATAACAAAATACTTCCCAGGGGTCAGGGCTCTTGATGATGTAAGCTTCACCGCAAAAGGAGGGGAAGTTGTTGCCTTTCTGGGAGAGAATGGTGCTGGCAAATCGACTTTACTTAAAATCTTGAATGGTGATTACCAGCCAAGCGAAGGCAATTATCTGCTAAATGGCAACCATGTCCATTTCAGCAATCCTCACCAGGCAATAGAATCAGGGGTAAGTATCATCTACCAGGAACGGCAGATCCTGCCGGAATTGACAGTCACTGAAAATGTTTTTCTCGGAAACATGCCGGTCAACAGATTTGGTGTTATCGATATTGCAAAAGGGAATGCGCTGGCTGCAAAAATAATACATGATTTCGGCCTCCAGCAAATCAAACCTACTGATAAAGTCAAGGATTTATCAATTGCCTACCAGCAGATGATTGAAATCATGAAGGCCTACAGCAGGAAAAACCTTACCTGTATCTGTTTCGATGAACCAACCGCTTCACTCAGTGATTCAGAGATAGATATTCTCTTCAATATCATCGAGAAATTGAAAAGTGAAGGGAAAGTAATCATTTACGTTTCCCATAGAATGAGCGAGATAAAGCGGATAGCTGACCGGGTTGTCATATTCAAAGACGGAAAATTCGTAACACTCCTGGATGCCAAGACCACAGACGAGAAAACAATGATAAAACTGATGGTTGGTCGGGATTTGCGTGACGGTTTTTCAAAACTTGCCCGCAATGAGAATGTCGGGGAAGTCTATTTTGAAGTGAAAGACATAACAAGTGAATATGTTGAACCGGTTTCCTTTTCTCTTCGGCGAGGGGAAGTTTTAGGGTTTTCCGGACTTGTCGGGGCTGGCCGTACGGAAGTGATGAGGGCCATTATCGGTGCTGATACCCTCAAAGGGGGGAAAATCATCCTGGATGGGAAAGAGATTCAAAATAGGAATCCCCATGAAGCGATCCTGAACGGGATAGTCTTGGTTCCAGAAGACAGGAAGTATCAGGGAATACTGGAAAATCTTAATGTCGCGGAGAACATCGCAATCGGTGCCATGGACCAGAATTCAAATAAACTAGGGGTTCTCGACAGGGAAGCAGAGGCTAAACTGGTTAGTGATGGGATAGAGGCCTTTAAAATAAAGACCCCGAATGCCAAAAAGATGATTTCTGAACTGTCTGGCGGAAACCAACAGAAATGTATCGTTGCAAGATGGATGGCTACAAAACCGAAAGTCTTGATCCTGGATGAACCTACCAAAGGTATCGATGTGGGAGCAAAGAACGAATTCTACAATCTGATCGGTGAGTTTGCCCGCCAAGGCCTTGGGGTGATTTTGATTTCGAGTGAATTGCCCGAGGTCATTGGCTTGTCAGATAGAATCATAGTAATGAAAAACAAAAGAATCAGTGGCGTTGTCGAGAGAAAAGATGCAACTGAAAGCAGTTTGCTGGCCTTGGCTATGACTGAGAAAATTCATTGATCCAGAGGGGAGATGTGTATACATGCTGAATAAGAAGTTTAAATTCGAGAAAATGGATGGGGGAAAAATTATCCTCATCATTGCAATCGTGGGTGTGACGGTTCTTTTTACGATTCTGAATCCGAATTATCTGTCTTCGACAAATATGGTTAATATATTGGTTGCAGCTTCTCTTGCAGGGTTGATAGCGATTGGTGAAACCTATTTGATCATTGCAGCACAGGTAGACCTGTCACCTGGTTCCGTGGTTGCTTTTTCCGGGGTTTTCGCGGCGTTGCTGGTATCACACGGGGTGAACTTCTATATTGTGGTTCCCCTTACCTTGCTTTCCGGTGCCCTGATCGGGCTGTTCAATGCTTTCATGGTCAATGAAATTAATTTGCAGCCCTTTATCGCAACCTTGGTTTCCCAGTCCATTATCAGGGGGGCCGCCTATATTATCTGCGGTGGAAAACCGGTGGCAATCAATAATCCTTCTTATATCGCATTGGGGAAAATCCGTTTCCTTGGCATTCCCGCCTCCGTCTGGATCATGCTTGTGATGATGATAATCTTTGGATTCATACTTGCCAGGACCCGTTTCGGCAGAAGCATCTATGCAATAGGTGGAAATAAATCTGCCGCACGGCTTGCTGGGCTCAATCCAAAACGGATTGTCATCTGGATGTTCTTGATCATGGGTGTCCTCAGTGCAGTTGGTGGCATTGTATTCTCTGCAAGAATGCATTCAGGGCAACCTGCGGCAAATATCAACTTGGAATTCGATGCCATTACCGGAGCTGTCCTGGGCGGTATCTCCTTTGCCGGTGGTGTCGGGGATATGGGAGGAGCTTTCTTGGGCATCCTGCTCATCCAGGCTTTCAATACTGGCCTCACCATGGTAAACGTTCCGTCCTTCTGGCAATACGTAGCACGTGGCGCTTTGCTTCTGATTGCGCTAAGCAGTGACTTTATCAGAAAACAGAACAGGGAGAAGGCGCTTCTTGAGGCAAGTAAAAAAGCCGCCGCGAATGCATAGCAGCCTGATTGGAATAATCAGCTCAGGGTGTTGCCAAGGCTGTTTTTCCTGGCATTGAACTATTGAAAACGATGGAGCTTGGCTCCATAAAAATAAGGAGTGGACCATGAAGAGAAAAATGGGTGTGCTGTTGCTATTAGTGCTTTGTAGTGTTGGCATGTTGTTTGCCAATGGATCGAAGGAAGCTACTGCTAAATCAGGAAAACCGGTTATCTATGGCATCTATAAAGCTGGGGATCAGACTTGGTTTATAGACGAAGGTGCTTCAGCAAAGGTTGCCGCAGAGGCTGCCGGGTATGACTTTATCTATGTTGATGCAAAAATGAGTCCTGAAGAATATCTGCGGGCTCTTGATAATGCAATTGCAAACAAGGCTGCAGGTATCGTAACCTGTACCCCTGACCAGACCATGAGCAGTGCTATCATGGATAAGATGAACGACGCAGGAATTCCTGTTGTTGCCGCTGATGATGCCCTCGAAACAGATGGCAAGAAGATTGCACCCTGGGTAGGTATCAATGCCTATGTTATCGGTGAAGCAAACGGTGCATGGCTTGCAAACTATGCAAAGGAAAACAATCTTGTTACCAATCCTGAGGTAGGTCTTCTGCTCATGACCATGGATACCGTATCCTCTTGCGTCCCAAGGGCAAAAGGCGAATATGCAAAGTTCGTTGCAGCCAGTCCCGAGTTCCCCAAAGACCGTATCTTCTATGCCGACTACGATGGCACCACGGATAAGGGAAACCAAGTTTCCTCAGCAGTGTTTACTGCACACCCCGAGATTAAGACTTGGCTGGTTACCGGAGCAAATGAGGAAGGTACCATTGGAGCAGTCCGTGCTCTTGAAAGTGCAGGACTGGACAAGACAAGCTGCGTAGTCGGTCTTGGTGCCTATATGGCCAAAGACGAATTCAAGGCACCAGGTGGATCAGCGATGAAGGCAGCCGCATACTTCTCATCCGAAAGTGTAGGGGCAGGGTCTGTAAAGGTACTTCTTGATGTAATCAATGGTAAAACCGTTCCCATGGAAACTGCAGTCGATGCAGTAGTTGTCACTCCCCAGAATTATCGGGAAGTAATGGGCAAGTATGCCGACTAATTTGTCTTGAAGAAGTGAATTGTGATTGAGGGCAGGGTAACCTGCCCTTTTTCACAATGTATTAGATAGTTTCAGTTTCCCTGTATTGTAGCGGGGTGAACCCAGTCAACCTCTTGAACGTATTGGAAAACGAACTCTCATTGGAGAAACCGCAAGAATAGACAATATCTTTCAGGGAAGCCTTGGTGGTTTTTAAATAGAATTTAGCGGCGTTTACCCTTGTGTTGATGATGTACTCATGGGGAGTATAGCCAATTTTAGTCTTGAAAGTCCTGATAAAGTAATAGGGGGAAAGACAAGCTTTCCTGGCGAGGGTGTCAACGTCTATTTTCTCAAATAGGTGCTCATTGATATATCCGAGGATATCGTCCAGAGATCCCTTTTCCCCAGGTTCTTCTTCATTTGGAATCAAAAATTCACTCAACAGGTTTATGATTAGCTTATTGGTGAAGGCTTCGTTTGCCCCTCCGTTTCTCTGGAACATGCCGATCAGTTTTTCGAGATTAAGCACGAAAGGGTTAGGGTTGAGTAATTGAATTACGCAAGAAGATGTTTCTTTGATTGTATGGAACCAATCGTTAGCCTGTGCACTGTTGAAATGGCACCAGAGAATCTTCCAGCCTGTGTCTGTCCCATATTCATGGGGGTTGTAGCAATCGACAAGGGCTAGGGACCCTGTCTGCAGGGGTTCCTTTTTTCCATCCCTGAGCAGATACCCAGAACCTTTTACTACGAGTATCAAAAGGTAGCTGTGGTAGCTGGTTCGTTTCACCTTGTAGTGAAGGTCGCAATCATAATTCCCGCAACACAGTATATGGAAGAAAATTGTCTGGGCAGTCTTACTTGCCGTGTGGAAGTAGACCTCTGATGCAGGTAGCACCCCTTTTTCCTGGACTTTCAATGCAGTTTCCTCCCTTTCGGGTTTTTGATGTTTGGTTCGTTGGTTTCTGACAGTATTGCATCATGCAGGGGGGAAAAGCAATAAATTGAATTTGTGATATGGCAATTTTTTATAACAACAGAGCAAATATAGTTAATTACACAGCCATTTTGCCATGATAGATTTATGCATGAGTCAAAGGAGTGGTTTCGATGGAAAAAGCAAGAGTGTGGCAAGAGACTGTTACAATTCCGACCTATGGAATTGGCAAACCAAACAAGAATCCTATGTTTCTGGAAAAAAGAGTTTACCAGGGATCTAGCGGAAAGGTGTATCCATACCCAGTCATTGATTCCCTGGTTGATGAGAAGAAAGATATGCCCTATATCGGCTTGTACCTTGAAAATGCATATATCAAAGTCCTTGTCCTGCCTGAAATAGGTGGGAAGATACACCGTGCGGTCGATAAGACGAACGGGTATGATTTTGTCTACCATAACGAGGTTATAAAACCCGCTTTGGTAGGGCTCCTTGGCCCTTGGGTATCTGGTGGTATTGAATTCAACTGGCCTCAGCACCACAGGCCGACAACCTTCATGCATACTGATTTCATGTACGGGAATAAGGATGGGGATGCCTTTATAAGAATCTTTGACCATGACAGGATACATGGAACAAATGTCGTTACGACATTCACGTTGCATGAGGATACAAGCTACATCGAAATCGGGGCAAGTCTTTTCAATCCTACCAGCCAGGCACAGACGTTTCTCTGGTGGGCCAATCCGGCGGTAGCAGTAAATGACAACACCCAGTCAATTTTCCCTCCCGATGTCAATGCGGTTTTTGATCACGGGAAGAGAGCTGTCTCGAAATTCCCCATAGCGACTGGGGAATACTATAAGCATGATTACAGTATGGGCGTCGATATTTCCCGGTATAAGAACCTTCCAGTCCCTACTTCCTATATGGCTTATAAAAGCAAATATGATTTTGTCGGGGGGTACGACTATGCCCAGCAGGCAGGAATCCTCCATGTGGCCGACCATCATATTTCCCCTGGCAAAAAACAATGGACCTGGGGTTGCGGGGATTTTGGGCAGGCCTGGGACCGAAACCTTACCGATGAAAACGGTCCGTATATTGAGTTGATGACTGGTGTCTTTACCGATAACCAACCAGACTTTTCCTGGCTCCAGAGTCATGAGGAAAAGCATTTTACGCAGTATTTCATGCCATATAAACAGCTTGGGGCAGTAAAGAATGCCAGCATAGATGTGTTGCTGAATTGCGAGGTTGCTAACGGAATTGCCGTTGTGTCGGTCTATACTACAAGCAAGAGAGAAGTAAGGATAACACTTTCGGGTGACAAGACCTACCTTGATGAAATCGCAGAAGTATCACCCTGTGAAGTGTTTTCCAGGGAAATTAATACTATAGCCTGCCCTGACACGGCTTTGGTCCTTTCGGTCTTCGATCAAGGGGGCATACTTCTTTTGCGGTATCAGAAGGAAGAGGAGACTATCAAACCGATGCCTGAACCGGCTAGCGCTGCAAAGGATCCCAAGGATATTTTGACCTGTGAGGAACTGTATCTAACAGCCCAGCATATCGAGCAATACCGCCACGCTACCTATCTGCCTGAACCCTATTATCTGGAAGGTTTGAAAAGGGATGAGGGGGATATTCGCCTGAACAATTCCTATGGTGTGCTACTTATGCGCAAAGGGCTTTTCAAAGAGGCTGAAAGTCATTTTGCCAAAGCGTTGGAGAGGCTGACCAGTATGCATCCCAATCCCTACGATAGCGAAGCCTATACGAATCTCGGATTTGTCTTGGAATACCAAGGATGTGATGAGGCTGCGTTCGATGCCTTCTATAAGGCTACCTGGGCACAGTCGCAGGCAGGGGTTGCAAATTACAAACTTGCCTCTCTGGCCTGCAAAGCTGGCAGATATGTACAGGCACTCGATTTTGTAGAGCGTGCCCTGCAATATAACAGCAGAAATATCAGTGCACTGGATTTGAAGGTCCTGCTCTTGTTGATGCTCAACAGAAAAGAAGAAGGGTTTGCCTGTGCAAGACAAAATATAGAACTGGATCCCTTCGATTATATTGCTGCATTCCTGCTTGCCAGAGAAGGGCAAAGCCTTTCTTTCGATTTTTGCCAACGGATGGGCGAAAGGGAAGAGACCTATCTGGAGGGTGGTTTCCTGCTTTCTTCTTTCGGACAATACCAGATGGCCCTCGATTTTTGCAATCTCTATCAAGGGACTCACGTACTGGTTGAGTACCATAAGGCATTCTATGCAGGCAAACTTGGCCTTGGGGACAATAAATATCTGCAAAAGGCTAAATGTGCAGACCTAGCCTGTAGGTTTGCAAATACGCTTTTTGACCAGATTGTCTTGGAGTATGCGATAGGGAGGGATTCCAAAGACTGGGTGGCCCTCTATCTGCTCGGGAATCTTTTCTATGACAAGAGAAGGTACGATGAGGCCCTCAGCTGTTGGCTCAGGAGCAGAGACTGCAATACTTTGTTTCCGACTGTGCATAGGAATCTGGCAATTGCTTTCTTTAATAAGCGTAATGATAAAAAGGCTGCCCAGACAGAGCTTGAACAGGCTTTCCGTCTCGACCCCACAGACGCCCGGGTGTTTCTGGAACTTGACCAGTTATACCGGAAACTTGGATTTTCCAATGAACAGCGTCTGCAAAACTATGAAAGATATTCAGATCTGTTTATTGTGCGTGATGACCTGAAGACAGAGTATGTTACCCTGCTCAATCTTACCGGCGAATATCACAGAGCCTATGACTTCTTGAAGGCGAACACCTTCCACCCTTGGGAAGGTGGGGAAGGTAGGGTATCCTCACAATATGTCTTTGCTTTGCGGGAGCTTGCAAGAGGTTGTATGGGAACTGGCGACTATGCAGGGGCCGTCAAGTTGCTCAATGCTTCCTTGTCCTATCCCCATAATCTTGGAGAGGGGAAGCTTGAGGGTAGAAAAGACAATGATATCCATTACTATCTAGGGCTTTGCTATGAAGAACTAGGGGATAAGGATGCCTCTATACTGCATTTCAAACAAGCGAGCGTGGGTTCCTTGGAGCCTGCAGGCATGATGTTCTACAATGACCAGCCTGCAGATATGATTCTCTACCAAGCCCTTGCCTGCAGGAAACTGGGAGATGACCATGGGGCCCAGGTCAGGTTGAACAAATTGGTTGACTACGGCGAGCAGCATTTCTTTGATGCGGTCAAGATAGATTATTTTGCTGTCTCCCTCCCAGACCTGCAACTTTTCAATGAGGATCTGGACCAGAAGAACAAGATTCATTGCAATTACCTTATGGCACTTGGCTGCTATGGAAAAGGTGAGAAGGAGAAGGCAACGCATCTGCTAGAAGAGATTCTCGCTGTTGATTGCACCCATATGGGGGCAAGACTGTTGCTGGGAATGAAATAAAAATTGGTTTCAATTATTCTGGGGGAGGGTGTTATCTACTTTGAGTCTATTGGTGTTCATAGTGCATGGATTTTCCGTACCTAAAATCTATTAGCTATGCTATGCTGGAGCATGAAAAGAATGATATTTGGAGGAACTTGTTGTGAAGAACACTTTATTGCGTAGATCTGTTGCTATTCTTGTCATGATCACCATTGTTACCATAGGGCTATTTGCAGAAACAACCTCTGCGGGGAATGTGAAGTTTATTACCGCTGGACCGAACGTTGAAGCCAAGCTCGAAGCCGGCTATAGCCTGAAGATTCCCATGATGCAGGGCGACGGACCCCTATTCAGTGGAAACAACCTGAAGGTCAAGGGTCTGGTGGGAGTATCTCCCGTTGCAGCTACCGTTTCATTAGATGCTATCCTTACCCCGATTGCGGTCATTGAATTGAACCTTGGGGCTAGTTTCGGTACCGGCTGGGATTTTGGTTTGCTCGACCTTGAGGGTCTGAGACTTTCAACGGGAGGAATCGGTACTGCGCTCTCTTCCGATCAACTGGGTGGTATGTATTATAAGGTGAAGGCTGGAGCTGCTTTCCAGTTCGATACTGCAGCTATCTTTCCTGGGGATTGGACGAGCGTGGTTCTGAGAACCTATCATGAGCTGAACTATCAGGGATATACCAATGCTGACAAAAACATTGCCTGGGAATATGAGACAAGTGGGGCAATGGAAAATGGTTTCAATTATAAGGGCGAATATCTGGTAGGGTATCAGATGCCTATCAAGCTCAATATGGTAGCCGTGCTTTTAGAGACCTATGCCTTTGATATGTTCCCTGTCACTGCCCATCCGTTCCTCTATGACCTTGGTTTGGTAATGAACTATGCCTTTACCGATTCTCTGAACCTGACGGTCATCCCACAGGTTACCACGGTACAAAAAGATGCCGTTACTCGAGAGATTAGTTACAAAGACCTATCTTTCAAGCGTGTAGCCCTTATGTTGAACTACTCGTTCTAATAGCTTTTTTAGTAAAAGAGGCATCCTTACTTAATCGGGGGGGATGCCTTTTCTCATCTCTTTGGTACTTATGGGTTTGGTGACATTAGTATAAAAGCTGTTACTTGGCTACCCGGGAAAGTGACAATCGATTAAGACCTGTCAAATCTTTCTGATGGCCTTTGCAGAGGTTGAAGGAGGTGGCAGAGGCCACCCCTCCCTATGATGTCTTCGTACCGATTGAAATACAATTTTTCTCAATCGAGGACTGTTTTCCACAGGGTCCTGGCAGAGATGGTGACCTCAGGTCCACTCAATTCTCCTTTGCCAATACCGAGCGTGTACTCGTTTTCTACGAAACGCCAACCGCCGCGAAGGGCAATCCGTACATGTTTTGAAAAGTTCATCTCCACACCGGTCGATAAGCTTGCATAGAAATACCGGTTGTCATTTGCCCGGTCATATCCTTCTTCACCATCCAAGTCCTCGAGGTATCCTACATTGACTCCCCCCAGGGCTATTCGTACGATTGAGTGAAGCCATCTTTCTGACCGGGGGGTAAAGAGGATTTCTGTACCACTCATCAGAGCATAGGAAGCTTCCCTGTTGGCAAGGTCTAGGTCAAAGTTGGCATCTGCAAAATTGGAGAGGGGATTCCCTGCACAGAAAACCCCTGCTGCAATCCAAGGTGCAATCTGGAATCCTGAGGAAATTTCAGCCATGGGTGGCTTTTTGCCGCCAATAAAGGAATTTCCACCGCCCAAAGAACCATAGGACACAAAGGAGAAATACGGTTTTTCACTATTGCTGGTTACACCTGTTTCCGTATACTTGGTTTTTACTTCGTCGGCAAACCCTGTCGTCGTAATGAACAGTATTGCAACGGCCAAAAGAAGAAAACGATTCATTTTTTTCATAGCATCAAACTCCTTGAAAATCAATTGATACTATCGAGGGCAAGAAACAGTGTTCCTTGCTGACTTAACATTACCGATTATTCTCGAGGCACACTATCAAACGTATCTATGAAAAAGGGATAATGGTACTACGAACAATGTATTAGTTTTCCTATTTGTAAGAGAGATGCAGGGGAAAAAGTGCACTCTTGGTTCCTTGCCTTCACTGTAAGGACCTAAGCATGGCAGCGAATATGACCTCTTTGGGGGGGACGGTAATTTCTACTGGAAATATTGCGTCTTTCTCAGCAATGTCCAAGATATACTTGATAAGTGCCTGAAAGCAGTAGTCATTACCTGGAAATCCCATTCCCTCTTTGCAGTTACTAAAACAAGGTTCAAGAGGAATGATAAAAATGAACAGGACAATTGAAGACCGGGGCCAAGGTTGCTTTGTTGCGCAACTTACCGATGACTCCCAGATGTCTTGGCCTTGGCAAGATTTTTACTCCAGGCGCATACAGGAAAGAACGAAGTGCAAGCATATTGTTTGCGTAATTGATGCGCAAGGGGACATCGGCTTTTGGGAGCTGCCAGAGGGCAGGATTTCCTTGAACGGATTGCATTGTTTAGAGCAGGCAAACAGTGTTACACTCCCACTAGGAAAGGATACATGAGCAATTGTAATTTTTGTGCCATAGATTTCGAAACAGCGTGTTACCAACGGGCAAGTGCCTGTGCCGTAGGATTAGTCAAAGTACGGGAAGGGCAGATTAGCGAAACCTTCTATACATTGATCAAGCCACCTGAGGGAATGGATATCATTCCCTCCTTCACCCGGATTCACGGGATTAGAAACAAGGATGTAACAAATGCACCCAGTTTCGAACAGGTCTGGCCTAAGATGAAAGAATTCATCGGCGATGATTTTCTGGTTGCCCATAATAGCAGCTTTGATCGAAGCGTGCTGCGATATTGCCTTGGTTATTATGGAATTGACTGTACTGTTCCTGATTTT
The sequence above is a segment of the Sphaerochaeta pleomorpha str. Grapes genome. Coding sequences within it:
- a CDS encoding 3'-5' exonuclease; this encodes MSNCNFCAIDFETACYQRASACAVGLVKVREGQISETFYTLIKPPEGMDIIPSFTRIHGIRNKDVTNAPSFEQVWPKMKEFIGDDFLVAHNSSFDRSVLRYCLGYYGIDCTVPDFVCTVQCARRKWPQLCNHKLDTVSEYLHIELTHHEALSDSIACAKIYLEALA
- a CDS encoding sugar ABC transporter ATP-binding protein, whose amino-acid sequence is MEYSVEFQHITKYFPGVRALDDVSFTAKGGEVVAFLGENGAGKSTLLKILNGDYQPSEGNYLLNGNHVHFSNPHQAIESGVSIIYQERQILPELTVTENVFLGNMPVNRFGVIDIAKGNALAAKIIHDFGLQQIKPTDKVKDLSIAYQQMIEIMKAYSRKNLTCICFDEPTASLSDSEIDILFNIIEKLKSEGKVIIYVSHRMSEIKRIADRVVIFKDGKFVTLLDAKTTDEKTMIKLMVGRDLRDGFSKLARNENVGEVYFEVKDITSEYVEPVSFSLRRGEVLGFSGLVGAGRTEVMRAIIGADTLKGGKIILDGKEIQNRNPHEAILNGIVLVPEDRKYQGILENLNVAENIAIGAMDQNSNKLGVLDREAEAKLVSDGIEAFKIKTPNAKKMISELSGGNQQKCIVARWMATKPKVLILDEPTKGIDVGAKNEFYNLIGEFARQGLGVILISSELPEVIGLSDRIIVMKNKRISGVVERKDATESSLLALAMTEKIH
- a CDS encoding galactose mutarotase, with the translated sequence MQEQIEIKNKQLSLVLSKQGCSMQQLSVKGLASPLMSLLPLSEGNLPKSYSGYTIGPLCGRTRQGTITIGKKVYQLTQNEKGNHLHGGTHSLSHFHWEIENQSGASVQMQVFLPDGTDGYPGNRRVHCMYTLCDHSIVITLRAFTDKPTFFNITNHAYWNLNSDFSTDIHAHVFHFPASHYFLNDGDFLPLEKAPVKGTSFDFTEPRSFLDSLAFCSPKEQIANAKGINHGFCTDRAEVSGNTASLVVESDAPDLWFYSGGFLGKETQLANGSFAHPSCAFALEPQQVINQEPTYPCQQYSRTITYTLLT
- a CDS encoding arabinose ABC transporter substrate-binding protein is translated as MKRKMGVLLLLVLCSVGMLFANGSKEATAKSGKPVIYGIYKAGDQTWFIDEGASAKVAAEAAGYDFIYVDAKMSPEEYLRALDNAIANKAAGIVTCTPDQTMSSAIMDKMNDAGIPVVAADDALETDGKKIAPWVGINAYVIGEANGAWLANYAKENNLVTNPEVGLLLMTMDTVSSCVPRAKGEYAKFVAASPEFPKDRIFYADYDGTTDKGNQVSSAVFTAHPEIKTWLVTGANEEGTIGAVRALESAGLDKTSCVVGLGAYMAKDEFKAPGGSAMKAAAYFSSESVGAGSVKVLLDVINGKTVPMETAVDAVVVTPQNYREVMGKYAD
- a CDS encoding AraC family transcriptional regulator: MKVQEKGVLPASEVYFHTASKTAQTIFFHILCCGNYDCDLHYKVKRTSYHSYLLILVVKGSGYLLRDGKKEPLQTGSLALVDCYNPHEYGTDTGWKILWCHFNSAQANDWFHTIKETSSCVIQLLNPNPFVLNLEKLIGMFQRNGGANEAFTNKLIINLLSEFLIPNEEEPGEKGSLDDILGYINEHLFEKIDVDTLARKACLSPYYFIRTFKTKIGYTPHEYIINTRVNAAKFYLKTTKASLKDIVYSCGFSNESSFSNTFKRLTGFTPLQYRETETI
- a CDS encoding ABC transporter permease — translated: MLNKKFKFEKMDGGKIILIIAIVGVTVLFTILNPNYLSSTNMVNILVAASLAGLIAIGETYLIIAAQVDLSPGSVVAFSGVFAALLVSHGVNFYIVVPLTLLSGALIGLFNAFMVNEINLQPFIATLVSQSIIRGAAYIICGGKPVAINNPSYIALGKIRFLGIPASVWIMLVMMIIFGFILARTRFGRSIYAIGGNKSAARLAGLNPKRIVIWMFLIMGVLSAVGGIVFSARMHSGQPAANINLEFDAITGAVLGGISFAGGVGDMGGAFLGILLIQAFNTGLTMVNVPSFWQYVARGALLLIALSSDFIRKQNREKALLEASKKAAANA
- a CDS encoding DUF5107 domain-containing protein, producing the protein MEKARVWQETVTIPTYGIGKPNKNPMFLEKRVYQGSSGKVYPYPVIDSLVDEKKDMPYIGLYLENAYIKVLVLPEIGGKIHRAVDKTNGYDFVYHNEVIKPALVGLLGPWVSGGIEFNWPQHHRPTTFMHTDFMYGNKDGDAFIRIFDHDRIHGTNVVTTFTLHEDTSYIEIGASLFNPTSQAQTFLWWANPAVAVNDNTQSIFPPDVNAVFDHGKRAVSKFPIATGEYYKHDYSMGVDISRYKNLPVPTSYMAYKSKYDFVGGYDYAQQAGILHVADHHISPGKKQWTWGCGDFGQAWDRNLTDENGPYIELMTGVFTDNQPDFSWLQSHEEKHFTQYFMPYKQLGAVKNASIDVLLNCEVANGIAVVSVYTTSKREVRITLSGDKTYLDEIAEVSPCEVFSREINTIACPDTALVLSVFDQGGILLLRYQKEEETIKPMPEPASAAKDPKDILTCEELYLTAQHIEQYRHATYLPEPYYLEGLKRDEGDIRLNNSYGVLLMRKGLFKEAESHFAKALERLTSMHPNPYDSEAYTNLGFVLEYQGCDEAAFDAFYKATWAQSQAGVANYKLASLACKAGRYVQALDFVERALQYNSRNISALDLKVLLLLMLNRKEEGFACARQNIELDPFDYIAAFLLAREGQSLSFDFCQRMGEREETYLEGGFLLSSFGQYQMALDFCNLYQGTHVLVEYHKAFYAGKLGLGDNKYLQKAKCADLACRFANTLFDQIVLEYAIGRDSKDWVALYLLGNLFYDKRRYDEALSCWLRSRDCNTLFPTVHRNLAIAFFNKRNDKKAAQTELEQAFRLDPTDARVFLELDQLYRKLGFSNEQRLQNYERYSDLFIVRDDLKTEYVTLLNLTGEYHRAYDFLKANTFHPWEGGEGRVSSQYVFALRELARGCMGTGDYAGAVKLLNASLSYPHNLGEGKLEGRKDNDIHYYLGLCYEELGDKDASILHFKQASVGSLEPAGMMFYNDQPADMILYQALACRKLGDDHGAQVRLNKLVDYGEQHFFDAVKIDYFAVSLPDLQLFNEDLDQKNKIHCNYLMALGCYGKGEKEKATHLLEEILAVDCTHMGARLLLGMK